The genomic window ATATTTGTCGCTAGTTTAGGTTGCTGAATACCTTTCCTATGCGTACTTGATTAGTATATCATTTTTTCTTATAAAAATCAATAGTTTTTTTATTTTATTATATAGTTTTTATTTCTCAATTCCTTTTCAATATAATCTAAATCTTTTTCAGAAGAAGCTCTTATAGTATGAAAATGATTTCCAGAAGTCAAATTTTTTAAAGGTTTAGAAGCTCCCTCTTCTATTTTTTTTAAAAATTCTTTTACATCTTTTCTTGATTTTATATTTAATTCAGCCTTTAAATTTCCATAAACTTCATGATTTATAAATACATCTATGACTTCTCCACCTAAATCTACAATTAAATTTAACTCATCTTCTATATTTTCGTCATTGTGAGAAACTTCCACAACTTTTTCAAAATATACAGGCTCTTGTAACAAATATCCTCTTGCAGTAGAAATTATATCATGTCCTTTGGCTCTTAAAAGGGCTATATCTTGAACAATTACCTGTCTACTAACTGAAAAAGTTTCTGAAAAAAAACCACCTGATGTAGGTTTAGAATTTTTCTTTAAAGTTTCTAATATTTTTTCTCTTCTTTCTTCTCCTAACATTTTTCCCTCTTTTAAACTATATTAATATCTTAAATATCTATCATTTCTTTCTCTTATATAGTCATTATTTATTACAAAATTTATTTCTGACAAGAATTTTTCCTTATCTTCTGGGAAATCTCCTTTAAGTCCTAAATAGTTAGAAGCATGGTTTGACCTAAATATAACTTTTTTTCCTTCTGGTATATTTATATTTTCTATCATCATTCTTATTTCTTTTAGAATATCTTCACCTTTTGCTTCTCTAAATTCTCCTCTTAGAACTCTATCATAAATCTCTGTTCCATCATGAACAACTAAGCATAAAACACTTAAATAATCTGGAACAATTTTATTTACAACTTCTGCTGTTTTTAAAGCATGATTAGTATAATCTCTATCTCCTAAAACCCCAGCTATAACTGTCATAGATAACATAAATCCAGCTTCTTTTGCTTTTAAAGAAGCCTCAACTATTTTTTCAGAAGTTACACCTTTCTTTATCTCTTTTAAAACTTCATTATCTCCACTTTCTAAACCTATATATACAAGAGAAACTCCCTTTTCTCTAATTGCTTTTAATTCCTCTGGAGTTTTAAATAATATAGATTTTGGACTAGCATATAAAGATATTCTTTCTCTTTCTGGAAATTTTTCATTTATATAATCTAGTATCTCAAGTAATCTTGGTGTAGGAATAATTAAAGCATCTCCATCAGCTAAAAATATTTTTTCTGCATATCTAATTTCTTTTCTAAATATATCTATCTCTTCTTTTATTTGCTCAAATGGTTTTATAGTAAACTTTTTTCCTTTATACATTTTACAAAAAGTACATTTATTATGTGAACATCCTAAAGTAATTTGTAAAATCAGACTATAAGCTTCGCTTGGAGGCCTATATAAAGGATAATCATATATATCATCTATTGTTCTCATTTTTCCTCCTAAATTTATCTACAATATTTGAAAATTATACCATATTTAACTATTTTTTTCAATTTTACTATTTAGTATATTTCTATATATTTAGTAAAAATTTTATAATCTTTAGCATTTTCTTTTAATAAATTAAAAACAAGTTTTTTATAATTTTCAATTTGTTCCTCTTCATATCCACCTGTTTTATAATCTACAATTAAAATTTCTTTTTTATTTTTATCTATCATAATTCTATCTATTCTATAAAGCTTCTTATCTTCCTCAGAATAAATAGAATATTCATTATATATAATATCCCACTTCTTAGAAAAAATTTCTTTATTTTCCTCAATAATTCTTTTTATCCTAGAAAATGAAAGTATCTCTTTTTCCAATCTCTCTCTTTCAAATATAGTTCCATATTTTGATATAACTTTTTCTCTAGACTTTAATATTTCTTCTTCATCTCCATAATATATATTTTCTAGAAAAGAATGGATTACATTTCCTATATTTCTTTTTTCCTCTATTTCTAGACTGTATCTATAAATATCCTCTTTAATTTTTTGAGAATTTTTAGAAAGACTCTCTTCTAAATATCTATTCTCACTAAAATCAATTATAATATTTTCATCTTTAGAAGTTTTTTCTATATTTTCTTTTTTACTTTCAAAAGGTTTTATTACTCCTTGAATATAAATTTTATTTTCTGAGGTTACATATTCGTTTAATACATTAGTTCCAACTCTATCTTTTATAAATTTATTTACTAAAATTATAAGATTACTTTTTGGACGAGTAAGAGCCACATATAAATTATTTATCTCCTCTTCTTCCTCTTTTTTATCTTTAATCTCTTTAAAATCACTTATATTATCTAATTTTGATAAAATTTCTTCATAAGACGAGTCTATAATAAGATATTCTTCTATTCCACTATAATCCTTATTAAATTTTAAATTAAAATTAAATCCTTTATCAGACTTTTTACTTTCATCAGAATAGATATAAATTACAGTATCAAATTCCAACCCCTTTGATTTGTGGATTGTCATTAGATTAACACCATTCACATTCTTTGAAGTTATTTGTTGATATTTTTCATTAGAATAATTATTATTTACTTCATAAAGAAAATCTTCTACAGAATTAAATTCCTTAACAATTTCTACAAACTTATAGATATTTTTTATATCGTTTTCTTTTTTGTAAATATCAACAATGGAAAAAGTTTTTATACACTCTATTATAAAATTATCCAAAGATAAATTTTCATTATAGACTTCATATAAGTAAATTATTTTAGTTATTACTTTTTTTTCTTCAATATACTCTTCTAAAGATAATATTTTTTCTAAAGTTTCCTTTATATTTTCATCTGTTTGAAAACTGATATCAATTACTTTTTCTAAAAAATCATCTCCTACAAAAATAATATCATCTCTTAAAAATTCTAAAAGATAAAATATATTATTTTTATAAAAATATTTTAAAAGTTTTAATATAGGGACTACACATCTATGTTCAAATATACTTTTTCTAGTTTCTAAGAAATAAGGAATTTTATTATCATTTAATAAATTGGCTACATCTATCAAAGTTTTATTTTTTCTAGCTAGTATTCCTACCCCTCTATAATCTCCTTTAAATTCATCATTTAAAGTTTTTAAAATCTCTTCTAAATATAGATTTTTTTCTACATTTTCACCTTTTTTAGATTTTTCACCTATACAGTTTACTATTTTTATTAATCCCTCTTCATCTTTTTTACTACTATTAATATTTGAAAAATCCCAAGTAACATTTGCTTTTTCTGAAACATTTGTAAAAAATTCATTGGTAAAATTTACTATATTTTTTTCACTTCTAAAAGAAGTTTCTAAAGTTTCAACCTCTCCATTTAAAATATTTGGAAGTTCTGTAAAAAGATTTTTTTCTCCTCCACGCCAGCCATAAATACTTTGTTTTTCATCACCAACACAAATTATATTTTCTGCACTGTAGAAAAAACTCTCCAACATTTTCCATTGACTTATACTTGTAT from Fusobacterium perfoetens ATCC 29250 includes these protein-coding regions:
- a CDS encoding B12-binding domain-containing radical SAM protein codes for the protein MDDIYDYPLYRPPSEAYSLILQITLGCSHNKCTFCKMYKGKKFTIKPFEQIKEEIDIFRKEIRYAEKIFLADGDALIIPTPRLLEILDYINEKFPERERISLYASPKSILFKTPEELKAIREKGVSLVYIGLESGDNEVLKEIKKGVTSEKIVEASLKAKEAGFMLSMTVIAGVLGDRDYTNHALKTAEVVNKIVPDYLSVLCLVVHDGTEIYDRVLRGEFREAKGEDILKEIRMMIENINIPEGKKVIFRSNHASNYLGLKGDFPEDKEKFLSEINFVINNDYIRERNDRYLRY
- a CDS encoding transcription repressor NadR, with amino-acid sequence MLGEERREKILETLKKNSKPTSGGFFSETFSVSRQVIVQDIALLRAKGHDIISTARGYLLQEPVYFEKVVEVSHNDENIEDELNLIVDLGGEVIDVFINHEVYGNLKAELNIKSRKDVKEFLKKIEEGASKPLKNLTSGNHFHTIRASSEKDLDYIEKELRNKNYIIK
- a CDS encoding UvrD-helicase domain-containing protein is translated as MSRKILKASAGTGKTYRLALEYVVSLLKGEKFSDIIVMTFTNKATGELEDRILEFLRDLTFETKDGIELKKNIINLYPNLEIEKSKIEKIYKEVLYNKENLKIFTLDAFKILIFKSVIAPMKGIISYEIIDENENLEILKKCFEKISADEELFEEFKDFFALKVERDINKYIEVLRDIIRDRWKYIFVKKGNFLKREGYDYSNDKFVEILSESEELVKDFMTYKNKDSEPIGSYVNTIYQNYIKLENSDEKFEYIEKNWKEIFGKNFYNGSKIRKSKDERVTEIIENLVELKEEFDRELAKKIFTEKVIPYENRVLSFLDTMYSLYDEFKLKEKKFTQDDIKDYLMIYMEDKNLNLIEDGKITPYMQEIIDSKCTSIFIDEFQDTSISQWKMLESFFYSAENIICVGDEKQSIYGWRGGEKNLFTELPNILNGEVETLETSFRSEKNIVNFTNEFFTNVSEKANVTWDFSNINSSKKDEEGLIKIVNCIGEKSKKGENVEKNLYLEEILKTLNDEFKGDYRGVGILARKNKTLIDVANLLNDNKIPYFLETRKSIFEHRCVVPILKLLKYFYKNNIFYLLEFLRDDIIFVGDDFLEKVIDISFQTDENIKETLEKILSLEEYIEEKKVITKIIYLYEVYNENLSLDNFIIECIKTFSIVDIYKKENDIKNIYKFVEIVKEFNSVEDFLYEVNNNYSNEKYQQITSKNVNGVNLMTIHKSKGLEFDTVIYIYSDESKKSDKGFNFNLKFNKDYSGIEEYLIIDSSYEEILSKLDNISDFKEIKDKKEEEEEINNLYVALTRPKSNLIILVNKFIKDRVGTNVLNEYVTSENKIYIQGVIKPFESKKENIEKTSKDENIIIDFSENRYLEESLSKNSQKIKEDIYRYSLEIEEKRNIGNVIHSFLENIYYGDEEEILKSREKVISKYGTIFERERLEKEILSFSRIKRIIEENKEIFSKKWDIIYNEYSIYSEEDKKLYRIDRIMIDKNKKEILIVDYKTGGYEEEQIENYKKLVFNLLKENAKDYKIFTKYIEIY